Within the Enterobacter roggenkampii genome, the region CCGCCGAGCCGGAGATCATTCGCACCGTCTGGGGCAAGGGCTACAAATTTGCGGAGCCGCAGCATGATGCGTCGCTTTAGCCTGAGCCAGCGCCTGACGCTGCTCTTCATCCTGCTGATGATGCTCTGCGCCGCCGTCGCCTGCGCGGTCCAGCTCTACAGCAGCATGCAGTACGGTAATGCGATGGTGCAGCGGTTATCGGGCGGGCTGGCGCAGCAGATCGTCCAGCGCGAACCGATTCTGGACGCGCAGGGCAGGGTCGACCGCAGCGCGCTGAAACCGCTGTTTGGCCGGCTGATGACCTTTAATCCGAGCGTTGAGCTGTACGTTGTCTCCCCGGACGGCGATATCCTCGCCGACGCTGCCCCGCCGGGCCATATTCAGCGGCAAAAAATCGATCTGGCGCCGGTGCAGAGCTTCCTGAGCGGCACCGCCATGCCGGTACTGGGCGACGATCCGCGCAGTCAAAATCAAAAAGTCTTTAGCGCCACGCCGCTGCGGCAGGACGGCGAGCTAAAAGGCTATCTGTACATTATTTTGCAGGGCGAGGAGTCAAACGCCCTGGCGGAAATGGCCTGGCACAAGGCGCTGTGGAGTACCGTCCTGTGGTCGCTGCTGTGGGTCGCGCTGTTTGGGCTGCTGGCAGGGCTGCTGGTCTGGTACTGGGTCACGCGCCCGGTCAAACAGCTGACGGTGGAGGTCGCCGGGCTGGAGCAGGACAGCTTAAGCGCCATCAGGCTGCTGGCGGGACAGACGCCGGACGCGGCGGCAAAAGATGAAGTGGCGATCCTGCGCAACAGCTTTATCGAGCTGGCGCGCAAAATCACCCAACAGTGGGATCGGCTGGCCGACAGCGATCGTCAGCGTCGTGAGTTTATCGCCAATATTTCGCACGATCTCCGCACGCCGCTCACCTCGCTGCTGGGCTATCTCGAAACCCTGTCGCTCAAATCCGCCACCCTGACGCCGCAGGAGCACCAGCAGTATCTCGCCACCGCCCTGCGTCAGGGACAAAAGGTCCGGCATCTTTCGCAGCAGCTGTTTGAGCTGGCGCGCCTTGAACAC harbors:
- a CDS encoding sensor histidine kinase, with the protein product MMRRFSLSQRLTLLFILLMMLCAAVACAVQLYSSMQYGNAMVQRLSGGLAQQIVQREPILDAQGRVDRSALKPLFGRLMTFNPSVELYVVSPDGDILADAAPPGHIQRQKIDLAPVQSFLSGTAMPVLGDDPRSQNQKVFSATPLRQDGELKGYLYIILQGEESNALAEMAWHKALWSTVLWSLLWVALFGLLAGLLVWYWVTRPVKQLTVEVAGLEQDSLSAIRLLAGQTPDAAAKDEVAILRNSFIELARKITQQWDRLADSDRQRREFIANISHDLRTPLTSLLGYLETLSLKSATLTPQEHQQYLATALRQGQKVRHLSQQLFELARLEHGGIKPQRERFAMAELISDVAQKFELTARTREVNLHIDVPGPLPMVNADVSMIERVVTNLLDNAMRHTPGGGEIRLAVWQENEQLQVEVSDSGTGVDASLRDDLFQRPSALNTQASRENRGGLGLLIVKRMLELHGGGIRLMESASGARFRFFVPL